GCGGGGTGTTTTCGCTGGACGGGATCCATCCTACGAATACGGGGTATGCGGTGATTGCGAACACGTTTATCGACGCGATGAATGCCGGGTTCAGTGCGAAGATTCCGGAGGTGAATGTGGGGACGGTCGCGGCGAGCGATCCTTTGTGGCCGCCGAATTTGGGGGCTACGGTGGCTAGTTCGGTGAGGCTGCCGGTGGGTACGGGGATGGACCTGTTGCGGCGGTAAGGGTCCGGGGCTAAAGCCCCGCTTCTGGTGGCGATGCTTTACCGGGGGCTGAAGCCCGCTGCTACTCCCGATGGGTGTCCACCCAATGGCCATCAGAGGCACCCATTTCGTGGCTGAAAGGTTCGGGCGGTGGTGGTGATGTGAGCGGTGTGGCGGGTCCTTCGACTGCGTCTCTTGCGATGAAGCTGCAAGAGACTTCGCTCAGAATGACGGCAAGAACGAACAACCGCAACGAAACGGCAAAAGCAGATCCTCCGCTTCGCGAAGGATGACAAGGTTGGTGGGGGCTACTGGGGCCTTGCGCTGGTTTCCGGCTTTGCAGTTGGAGCGGGTTTGGAGTTTGGGTCGGGTTGGCCGTTGGCGTAGACGGGGACGTTAGGGGTGATCTCGCGGAGGACGAATTCGCGGATGAGGTTGTTTACGGCGTTGCCCGCGGTGTCGATGAGACCGTTGGTGAGAGTGAGGCCTATGCCACGGTCGGCGTGGGGGTGGTAGGCATTTGAGATAGCGCCGCCTAGGAATGCGCCGCCGATGTGGGAGTAGTTGGGCTGGGGCTTGCCGTCGTCGCCGCGGGTGATGAAGGCGCGCTCTATGGCGTAGAGGGCGCGGGACTTCTTGGTGCCTGAGCCCTTGTAGAAGTAGCGCGGGTCCTGATGCAGGACCGCGGGGAGGATGCCGCTACCGATAACGCGGGCGAAGGCTCCGTCTCCGTAGGCTGCGGCAAAGCGCTTGGAGTACCCGGAGAACCCGTAGCCATAGCCGGCGAACTGGTCGGCGTTGTACTGGGCGGCTGCCTGGAGGGATGCGCCCAGGAATTCGACGGGGTCGGTCGAAGCCTTGAAGGCGAGGTGCATCTTCTGGCTCTTCGTCAGAGGCGCGGCGTTCCAGATGTAGCTGGAGTAGAAGTTCGGCAGGACGCCAAAGGCACGCTGCTTCTCTTCAGCGTGAATCTGCTCCTGGGCGAGTTCGACCTGGGTGACTGTGACCTGGACATCAATGTTGGCGAAGGCTATGGGGAGGTCTACAGGCGGCGCATCGCGGAACTCGCCGGGCTTGAGAGTGATCTCGGAGGAGACGAAGGTTTCGAGGCCAGGGGAGGTGATGGTGAACTTGAAGCGGCCTGCGGGGAGGTGGTCGAAGAGGAAGCGGCCTGCGGTGTCGGAGATTGCGATGATGCCGGGGCCGGGAGGGAGGCTGGATTCGACCAGGGTGACGGTGGCTCCGGCGACGATGCCGCCGTTGATGTCAAGAACAGTGCCGGAGATGCGGCCGGTGCCGGTCTGCTGCGGCTCTTGCGAGGCGGCCAGTACGAAGCTGGGAGCGTCGGGGAGGTTTTCAGGTTGCGTAAGAGCGGCGACGTCCTGCGCGATTGCGGGAGCGCTGACGAGGCACAGGCTCAAAAAGACGCATGAAAATCTGGACATGAAGAGAAGATACGCGGGATGTGTTAAGAAATGCTGAGTGACAGGGCGGGATGACAGGATCGTCATGCGCCGGTGATAAAGCGGTTGGTGCTTTACACGAATGCCCACCTTCGTCGCGATCAGACTGCGACGAAGATGGGGCCACTCTGAATTCGGTCTTCCCTGTCAGCGGCTGAAAGGTTTGGGCGGCTGCGGTGATGTGAGCATCGTCGGGGTCCTTCGCTGCGCTCAGGATGACAGCAAGAACAGACAACAGCAAATGCCAATGCGGAGATTCTTCGCTTCGCTCAGAATGACGGTTGCCGGGGCGAGAGAAGACTCGCTTTGTGCGGACCCATTCATCGCGACACTGCTGCGATGAATGGGGCACAGAGTGTGCGTGTGGCGCTTTGCGAGAACTAGCCTAAGGTCTCCATGAGCTTCGAGAGGGTGCGGGAGAGGTCGGCGTCGGTGCGCTTCTGTTCGTCGATCTTGGCAATCGAGTGCATGACGGTGGTGTGGTGCTTGCCGCCGAACTGACGGCCGATCTCGGGAAGCGAGGCCTCGGTGAGCTGCTTGGCGAGGTACATGGCGATCTGGCGGGGGACGACGATCTGGCGGGAGTTGTTCTTCTGCTTGAGCTCGGCGACGCGCATGCCGAAGTTCTCGGCGACGGTGCGTTGGATGGTCTCGATGGAGATCTTGCGGATCTGGGTGTCGATGAACTGCTTGAGGCACTGCTGGGCGACGGCGAGCGAGATGTCGACGCCGTGCATGGAGGCCCAGGCGATGAGGCGCACGAGGGCGCCTTCGAGTTCACGGACATTCGTCCGCACATTCGATGCGATGAAGAGGGCTACGTCCGTGGGCAGATGGGTGTGCTCGGACTCGGCCTTCTTCTGAAGGATGGCTACCTTGGTTTCGAGGTCCGGCGGCTGGATGTCGGCGGTGAGGCCCCACTCGAAGCGGGAGCGGAGGCGGTCTTCGAAGTCGGCAAGTTCTTTGGGAGGCCGGTCGGAGGCGATGACGATCTGCTTCATGCTCTCGTGGAGAGCATTGAAGGTGTGGAAGAACTCCTCCTGGGTGCGCTCCTTGCCGGCGAGGAACTGGATGTCGTCGATGAGCAGGACGTCCGTGGTGCGGTACTTGTCGCGGAAGGTGGTCATCTTGTCGTAGCGGACGGAGTTGATCATCTCGTTGGTGAACTTTTCACCGGAGAGATAGCTGATCGACGCGTGGGGCTGGCGACGTTTGACGTCGTGACCGATGGCCTGCATGAGGTGGGTCTTGCCCATGCCGGAACCGCCGTAGAGGAAGAGCGGGTTGTAGGCCTTGGAGGGGCGCTCGGCGACGGCCTGGGCTGCGGCCATGGCGAACTGGTTGCCGCTGCCGGTGACGAAGCCATCGAATACGTAGCGGGGGTTGAGCTGGGAGGCGGCGTTCCAGTCGAAGCGGGCCTGCTCGACGCCGGCGGCGGGTGGTGGAGCGGGGTTGCGGCTGAGCTTGCTGGATGTGCCGGCGGTGCCGTTCGGAGCCGGTGCGTTGACGCTATGGCTGGGGAGGGGAGCGAAGCCGCCATCCTCGCGCAGCTTGGGCGCGGCGGGGTCCTGAGCGGGGGTCTGGAAGGTGACGGTCTCGACCTCGAGGTTGAGGTTGTCGATGGCTTCCTGGATGAGGTCGGCGTAGCGATCGCCGATGTGTTCGAACTCTGCCGAGGGGATGCGGACGTAGAGCGTCTTGCCTGTGATGTGCGAGAAGCGCGTGGGCTTCAGCCAGGTGTCGAAGGACTGACGATTGATCTTTTTTTCGAGCGCCGCAAGGATGCGGACCCAGTGGTTCAACGCGGCGGCTGCCGTAGGCGCAAATGACATTCTGTGAACTTCCTTTTG
This Granulicella aggregans DNA region includes the following protein-coding sequences:
- the dnaA gene encoding chromosomal replication initiator protein DnaA; protein product: MSFAPTAAAALNHWVRILAALEKKINRQSFDTWLKPTRFSHITGKTLYVRIPSAEFEHIGDRYADLIQEAIDNLNLEVETVTFQTPAQDPAAPKLREDGGFAPLPSHSVNAPAPNGTAGTSSKLSRNPAPPPAAGVEQARFDWNAASQLNPRYVFDGFVTGSGNQFAMAAAQAVAERPSKAYNPLFLYGGSGMGKTHLMQAIGHDVKRRQPHASISYLSGEKFTNEMINSVRYDKMTTFRDKYRTTDVLLIDDIQFLAGKERTQEEFFHTFNALHESMKQIVIASDRPPKELADFEDRLRSRFEWGLTADIQPPDLETKVAILQKKAESEHTHLPTDVALFIASNVRTNVRELEGALVRLIAWASMHGVDISLAVAQQCLKQFIDTQIRKISIETIQRTVAENFGMRVAELKQKNNSRQIVVPRQIAMYLAKQLTEASLPEIGRQFGGKHHTTVMHSIAKIDEQKRTDADLSRTLSKLMETLG
- a CDS encoding carboxypeptidase-like regulatory domain-containing protein → MSLCLVSAPAIAQDVAALTQPENLPDAPSFVLAASQEPQQTGTGRISGTVLDINGGIVAGATVTLVESSLPPGPGIIAISDTAGRFLFDHLPAGRFKFTITSPGLETFVSSEITLKPGEFRDAPPVDLPIAFANIDVQVTVTQVELAQEQIHAEEKQRAFGVLPNFYSSYIWNAAPLTKSQKMHLAFKASTDPVEFLGASLQAAAQYNADQFAGYGYGFSGYSKRFAAAYGDGAFARVIGSGILPAVLHQDPRYFYKGSGTKKSRALYAIERAFITRGDDGKPQPNYSHIGGAFLGGAISNAYHPHADRGIGLTLTNGLIDTAGNAVNNLIREFVLREITPNVPVYANGQPDPNSKPAPTAKPETSARPQ